A genomic segment from Agelaius phoeniceus isolate bAgePho1 chromosome 2, bAgePho1.hap1, whole genome shotgun sequence encodes:
- the CMSS1 gene encoding protein CMSS1 isoform X4, with the protein MNLDPSDDEAIEKASENRTATRQDSDSKPAVKKKRKQPTECFLSQPEEKQESTVKAKKRKKKKISDVLQKSAPKPGVPADLQNLLSQHFGENRSVIEIEELKLSDSCFLPANDLTHSFSSYLKEICPKWAKLRRSHKEKKSVVMLVLCSSALRSLELIKSMTAFKGDCRVIKLFAKHIKIKEQTNMLEKGMFHIGVGTPGRVKALVEQDALCLNSMKYMILDWNWRDQKLRRMMDIPEIKKETIDLLEKSIIKLCRDGSVKLGLF; encoded by the exons aTCCTTCAGATGATGAAGCTATTGAAAAAGCAAGTGAAAACAGGACAGCAACACGTCAAGATTCAGATTCCAAACCtgctgtgaaaaagaaaagaaagcag CCTACGGAGTGTTTTTTAAGTCAGCCTGAAGAAAAGCAAGAGAGCACTGTGAAAgcaaagaagaggaagaag AAGAAGATTTCTGATGTTCTGCAAAAATCTGCTCCAAAACCTGGTGTCCCTGCAGATCTACAAAATCTGCTCAGTCAACATTTTGGTGAAAACCGTTCTGTGATTGAAATAGAGGAATTAAAGCTGTCAG ATTCCTGCTTTTTGCCAGCCAATGATCTTACCCACAGTTTTTCTTCATACCTGAAGGAAA TCTGTCCTAAGTGGGCGAAGCTCCGGAGAAGCCACAAGGAGAAGAAGTCAGTGGTGATGTTAgttctctgcagctctgccctccgcTCCTTGGAGCTCATCAA gTCAATGACAGCCTTTAAAGGAGATTGCAGAGTCATCAAGTTGTTTGCAAAGCACATAAAG ATAAAGGAGCAAACGAATATGTTGGAGAAAGGCATGTTCCACATTGGGGTTGGAACTCCTGGGAGAGTAAAGGCACTAGTGGAGCAAG ATGCCCTGTGCTTAAACTCCATGAAATATATGATTCTGGATTGGAACTGGAGAGATCAGAAACTGAGGAGAATGATGGACATCCCTGAG ataaagaaagaaacaattGACCTACTGGAGAAGAGTATTATAAAGCTGTGCAGAGATGGATCTGTGAAGCTGGGACTCTTTTAA
- the CMSS1 gene encoding protein CMSS1 isoform X2, which yields MENLTKINYPSDDEAIEKASENRTATRQDSDSKPAVKKKRKQPTECFLSQPEEKQESTVKAKKRKKKKISDVLQKSAPKPGVPADLQNLLSQHFGENRSVIEIEELKLSDSCFLPANDLTHSFSSYLKEICPKWAKLRRSHKEKKSVVMLVLCSSALRSLELIKSMTAFKGDCRVIKLFAKHIKIKEQTNMLEKGMFHIGVGTPGRVKALVEQDALCLNSMKYMILDWNWRDQKLRRMMDIPEIKKETIDLLEKSIIKLCRDGSVKLGLF from the exons aTCCTTCAGATGATGAAGCTATTGAAAAAGCAAGTGAAAACAGGACAGCAACACGTCAAGATTCAGATTCCAAACCtgctgtgaaaaagaaaagaaagcag CCTACGGAGTGTTTTTTAAGTCAGCCTGAAGAAAAGCAAGAGAGCACTGTGAAAgcaaagaagaggaagaag AAGAAGATTTCTGATGTTCTGCAAAAATCTGCTCCAAAACCTGGTGTCCCTGCAGATCTACAAAATCTGCTCAGTCAACATTTTGGTGAAAACCGTTCTGTGATTGAAATAGAGGAATTAAAGCTGTCAG ATTCCTGCTTTTTGCCAGCCAATGATCTTACCCACAGTTTTTCTTCATACCTGAAGGAAA TCTGTCCTAAGTGGGCGAAGCTCCGGAGAAGCCACAAGGAGAAGAAGTCAGTGGTGATGTTAgttctctgcagctctgccctccgcTCCTTGGAGCTCATCAA gTCAATGACAGCCTTTAAAGGAGATTGCAGAGTCATCAAGTTGTTTGCAAAGCACATAAAG ATAAAGGAGCAAACGAATATGTTGGAGAAAGGCATGTTCCACATTGGGGTTGGAACTCCTGGGAGAGTAAAGGCACTAGTGGAGCAAG ATGCCCTGTGCTTAAACTCCATGAAATATATGATTCTGGATTGGAACTGGAGAGATCAGAAACTGAGGAGAATGATGGACATCCCTGAG ataaagaaagaaacaattGACCTACTGGAGAAGAGTATTATAAAGCTGTGCAGAGATGGATCTGTGAAGCTGGGACTCTTTTAA
- the CMSS1 gene encoding protein CMSS1 isoform X3 — protein sequence MKTPKLTDPSDDEAIEKASENRTATRQDSDSKPAVKKKRKQPTECFLSQPEEKQESTVKAKKRKKKKISDVLQKSAPKPGVPADLQNLLSQHFGENRSVIEIEELKLSDSCFLPANDLTHSFSSYLKEICPKWAKLRRSHKEKKSVVMLVLCSSALRSLELIKSMTAFKGDCRVIKLFAKHIKIKEQTNMLEKGMFHIGVGTPGRVKALVEQDALCLNSMKYMILDWNWRDQKLRRMMDIPEIKKETIDLLEKSIIKLCRDGSVKLGLF from the exons aTCCTTCAGATGATGAAGCTATTGAAAAAGCAAGTGAAAACAGGACAGCAACACGTCAAGATTCAGATTCCAAACCtgctgtgaaaaagaaaagaaagcag CCTACGGAGTGTTTTTTAAGTCAGCCTGAAGAAAAGCAAGAGAGCACTGTGAAAgcaaagaagaggaagaag AAGAAGATTTCTGATGTTCTGCAAAAATCTGCTCCAAAACCTGGTGTCCCTGCAGATCTACAAAATCTGCTCAGTCAACATTTTGGTGAAAACCGTTCTGTGATTGAAATAGAGGAATTAAAGCTGTCAG ATTCCTGCTTTTTGCCAGCCAATGATCTTACCCACAGTTTTTCTTCATACCTGAAGGAAA TCTGTCCTAAGTGGGCGAAGCTCCGGAGAAGCCACAAGGAGAAGAAGTCAGTGGTGATGTTAgttctctgcagctctgccctccgcTCCTTGGAGCTCATCAA gTCAATGACAGCCTTTAAAGGAGATTGCAGAGTCATCAAGTTGTTTGCAAAGCACATAAAG ATAAAGGAGCAAACGAATATGTTGGAGAAAGGCATGTTCCACATTGGGGTTGGAACTCCTGGGAGAGTAAAGGCACTAGTGGAGCAAG ATGCCCTGTGCTTAAACTCCATGAAATATATGATTCTGGATTGGAACTGGAGAGATCAGAAACTGAGGAGAATGATGGACATCCCTGAG ataaagaaagaaacaattGACCTACTGGAGAAGAGTATTATAAAGCTGTGCAGAGATGGATCTGTGAAGCTGGGACTCTTTTAA
- the CMSS1 gene encoding protein CMSS1 isoform X1, translating to MGDTLEEPWWDTEPGTGGTPDPSDDEAIEKASENRTATRQDSDSKPAVKKKRKQPTECFLSQPEEKQESTVKAKKRKKKKISDVLQKSAPKPGVPADLQNLLSQHFGENRSVIEIEELKLSDSCFLPANDLTHSFSSYLKEICPKWAKLRRSHKEKKSVVMLVLCSSALRSLELIKSMTAFKGDCRVIKLFAKHIKIKEQTNMLEKGMFHIGVGTPGRVKALVEQDALCLNSMKYMILDWNWRDQKLRRMMDIPEIKKETIDLLEKSIIKLCRDGSVKLGLF from the exons aTCCTTCAGATGATGAAGCTATTGAAAAAGCAAGTGAAAACAGGACAGCAACACGTCAAGATTCAGATTCCAAACCtgctgtgaaaaagaaaagaaagcag CCTACGGAGTGTTTTTTAAGTCAGCCTGAAGAAAAGCAAGAGAGCACTGTGAAAgcaaagaagaggaagaag AAGAAGATTTCTGATGTTCTGCAAAAATCTGCTCCAAAACCTGGTGTCCCTGCAGATCTACAAAATCTGCTCAGTCAACATTTTGGTGAAAACCGTTCTGTGATTGAAATAGAGGAATTAAAGCTGTCAG ATTCCTGCTTTTTGCCAGCCAATGATCTTACCCACAGTTTTTCTTCATACCTGAAGGAAA TCTGTCCTAAGTGGGCGAAGCTCCGGAGAAGCCACAAGGAGAAGAAGTCAGTGGTGATGTTAgttctctgcagctctgccctccgcTCCTTGGAGCTCATCAA gTCAATGACAGCCTTTAAAGGAGATTGCAGAGTCATCAAGTTGTTTGCAAAGCACATAAAG ATAAAGGAGCAAACGAATATGTTGGAGAAAGGCATGTTCCACATTGGGGTTGGAACTCCTGGGAGAGTAAAGGCACTAGTGGAGCAAG ATGCCCTGTGCTTAAACTCCATGAAATATATGATTCTGGATTGGAACTGGAGAGATCAGAAACTGAGGAGAATGATGGACATCCCTGAG ataaagaaagaaacaattGACCTACTGGAGAAGAGTATTATAAAGCTGTGCAGAGATGGATCTGTGAAGCTGGGACTCTTTTAA
- the LOC129117426 gene encoding cell cycle control protein 50C-like yields the protein MQSPNNKDSISAETFSSTRIYLLSLTKKKMKNKTSVIPREGEAQPSRCPDNSAFKQQRLPAWKPQLTIASVLSSFFLTGAFCLTVGVCLVLSANSVREIQIDYSDKCSDCSKLRENSSNWNKECHCSINFTLKEDILGDVFMYYGLQNFYQNHRRYVKSRSDAQLLGRNVNIQRSYCAPFSTYRNGTPMAPCGAIANSMFNDTIDLFYNYNSSMIQVPLLKTGNSWWTDKNVKFRNPESYNLSSAFAGTARPPYWQKPVYLLDEEDERNNGYVNDDFIIWMRVSAFATFRNLYRRVRHVRRFAEGLPAGNYTFQISYNFPVTRFKGRKHVILSTVVWSGGSNPFLGIAYLVSGTAATLAGFVITGIHLKLRKKKTYFQKQ from the exons ATGCAGTCTCCTAACAATAAAGACAGTATTTCAGCTGAAACATTCTCCAGCACAAGGATATACCTCCTTTCTCTCAccaagaagaaaatgaaaaacaagacAAGTGTTATTCCCAGAGAAGGAGAAGCCCAGCCTTCCAGGTGTCCAGATAACAGTGCATTCAAACAGCAGAGGCTGCCAGCTTGGAAGCCCCAGCTCACCATTGCATCTGTGCTCTCCAGCTTCTTTCTGACAGGGGCATTCTGCCTCACTGTGGGAGTCTGCCTTGTCCTGTCTGCAAACAGCGTCAGAGAAATACAG ATAGATTATTCAGATAAATGCTCAGATTGTTCAAAGCTCCGTGAAAATTCCTCTAACTGGAATAAGGAATGCCACTGTTCTATTAATTTCACGCTAAAGGAAGATATATTG GGTGATGTTTTTATGTACTATGGTCTGCAAAACTTCTATCAAAACCACCGTCGGTATGTGAAATCAAGAAGTGACGCGCAGCTGTTGGGCCGAAATGTAAAT ATCCAGAGGAGCTACTGCGCGCCCTTCAGCACCTACAGGAACGGGACCCCGATGGCGCCGTGCGGGGCCATTGCCAACAGCATGTTCAATG ATACTATTGATCTGTTTTACAATTATAACTCATCTATGATTCAAGTGCCACTGCTGAAGACTGGAAACAGTTGGTGGACagataaaaatgtgaaatttcGCAATCCTGAGTCATACAATCTCTCTTCTGCATTTGCAG gcacagccagacctcCTTACTGGCAGAAGCCAGTGTACCTGTTGGATGAGGAAGATGAGAGGAACAACGGTTATGTGAACGATGACTTCATTATCTGGATGCGAGTGTCAGCCTTTGCCACGTTCCGGAATCTCTACCGGCGCGTCAGACACGTTCGGCGCTTCGCAGAGGGCCTGCCAGCAGGGAATTACACCTTCCAGATTTCCTACA ATTTCCCTGTTACCAGATTCAAGGGGAGGAAGCATGTGATTCTTTCAACCGTGGTGTGGAGTGGTGGAAGTAACCCATTCCTGGGAATTGCCTACCTGGtttctggcacagcagcaaCCCTGGCAGGTTTTGTCATAACTGGCATCCACTTAAagctcaggaaaaagaaaacatactTTCAGAAGCAATAA